The following proteins are encoded in a genomic region of Sebastes fasciatus isolate fSebFas1 chromosome 12, fSebFas1.pri, whole genome shotgun sequence:
- the onecutl gene encoding one cut domain, family member, like: MDGSLGEMSLHSHPDLAHSQDGRAMLHSRDLSAAFPRPSLGGPSMSLEPDPRPSGFDHSMSALGYSGDSPSSSGSTYTTLTPLQPFDDKFHHHHHHHPCLPVSNVIGSFTLMRDDRGLGTNFYNPYGKDLAMTQSLSPPSAGSGLASSMHGYGSLGNSPNGNGGQMLHAGYDVHGGSLFCRTSDFGREMSPPGLGGGDVSVGHQLNKMEAHQHAQGHHPHTLYSQHYQPHHHPSQQASKMGEHLHSSSSALSSPGEGMLAGSQGGGGGGGEEINTRDVAQRIITELKRYSIPQAIFAERVLCRSQGTLSDLLRNPKPWGKLKSGRETFKRMSRWLQEPEFQRMASLRLEACKRKEQEQSKLERNQGPKRTRLVFTDLQRRTLLAIFRENHRPTKELQITISQQLGLELSTVSNFFMNARRRNVNKWAEEGRPSSTGSSGSSISSSAVSCSTA; encoded by the exons ATGGATGGGAGTCTAGGGGAGATGTCCCTCCACAGTCACCCGGATCTGGCTCACAGCCAGGACGGCAGGGCCATGCTGCACTCGCGGGACCTTTCGGCTGCTTTCCCCCGGCCTTCCCTCGGGGGCCCCTCCATGTCCCTGGAGCCCGATCCCCGTCCGTCGGGCTTCGACCACTCCATGTCGGCGCTGGGGTACAGCGGCGACTCCCCGTCCAGCTCAGGCAGCACCTACACCACCCTGACCCCGCTGCAGCCCTTTGACGACAagttccaccaccaccaccaccaccacccctgcCTCCCTGTCAGCAACGTCATCGGCAGCTTCACCCTCATGCGTGATGACCGAGGCCTCGGCACCAACTTCTACAACCCGTACGGCAAAGACCTCGCCATGACCCAGAGCCTGTCGCCACCCTCCGCGGGTTCAGGGCTGGCCTCCTCCATGCACGGCTATGGCAGCTTGGGCAACAGCCCCAATGGCAACGGTGGACAGATGCTCCACGCCGGCTACGACGTCCACGGTGGGAGCCTCTTCTGCCGGACGTCCGATTTCGGCCGTGAGATGTCGCCGCCGGGCCTGGGAGGAGGCGACGTGTCGGTGGGGCACCAGCTGAACAAAATGGAGGCTCACCAGCATGCCCAGGGCCACCACCCTCACACCCTCTACAGCCAGCACTACCAGCCCCACCATCACCCGAGCCAGCAGGCCTCCAAGATGGGCGAGCACCTGCACTCCTCGTCGTCCGCCTTGTCCTCGCCCGGCGAGGGCATGCTGGCGGGCTCGCAGGGCGGcggaggcggcggcggcgaggaGATCAACACCAGAGACGTGGCCCAGAGGATCATCACCGAGCTGAAGAGGTACAGCATCCCCCAGGCCATCTTCGCCGAGAGGGTTCTGTGTAGGTCACAGGGCACACTGTCTGACCTCCTGAGGAACCCCAAGCCCTGGGGCAAGCTCAAGTCCGGCCGTGAGACCTTTAAGAGGATGTCCCGCTGGCTGCAGGAGCCAGAGTTTCAAAGAATGGCCTCGCTCCGGCTGGAGG CCTGCAAGCGGAAGGAGCAGGAGCAGAGCAAGCTGGAGCGCAACCAGGGCCCGAAGCGCACCAGGCTGGTGTTCACGGACCTGCAGCGGCGTACGCTCCTGGCCATCTTCAGGGAGAACCACCGCCCGACCAAAGAGCTGCAGATCACCATCTCCCAGCAGCTGGGCCTGGAGCTCTCCACTGTCAGCAACTTCTTCATGAACGCCCGCCGACGCAACGTCAACAAGTGGGCAGAAGAGGGCCGTCCCTCCTCCACGGGTTCCTCGGGCTCCAGCATTTCCTCCTCCGCAGTGTCCTGCAGCACGGCATGA